GGCGATCAACTCGCGCCCGCGTGACGACCGCAACTCGTGCCATCAGCTCGGCTTCTGCTTCCAGGGCTGCAAGATGGGGGCGAAGTGGTCGACCCTCTATTCCGAGATCCCGAAGGCGCTGGCGACCGGCCACCTGGAGCTGCGCACGCGGGCCCAGGCGCTACAGGTCCTGCACGACGCGTCCGGTAAGGTGACGGGCGTGCTCTATGCCGACAAGGACGGCGCACAGCAGGAGCAGAAGGCGCGCGTGGTGGCGATCGCCGGCAACTCCATCGAAAGCCCGCGGCTGCTCCTCAACTCCGCCTCGTCGCTGTTCCCCGACGGGCTCGCCAATTCCTCCGGCGCCGTGGGGCGGAACTACATGCGCCACACCACCGGCTCGGTCTACGCCGCGATGCCGGAGCCGGTGCGCATGTGGCGCGGGACGACGATGGCCGGCATCATCCAGGACGAGGCGCACCACGACGAGTCCCGCGGGTTCGCCGGCGGCTACGAACTGGAGACGCTGTCGCTCGGGCTCCCGTTCATGGCCGCCTTCCTCGACCCCGGCGCCTGGGGCCGCGACTTCGCGCGCAAGATGGAGACCTACGAGACGATGGCCGGCATGTGGATCGTCGGCGAGGACATGCCCCAGGCCGACAACCGCGTCACCGTCCACGCCACCGAGCGGGACGCGCACGGCATGCCCGTCGCCGTGGTCACGTTCACCGACCATCCGAACGACGTCGCCATGCGCGAGCACGCCTACACGCAAGGGGCGGCCGTGTACGACGCGGCCGGCGCCGAGGAGACCTTCCGCGTGCCGCCCTACCCGTCGACCCACAACCTCGGCACCAACCGCATGAGCGCGCGGCCCGAGGACGGTGTCGTCGACCGCTTCGGCCAGACGCACGACGTCGCCAACCTGTTCGTGTCGGACGGCTCGCAGTTCACCACCGGTGCGGCGGAGAACCCGACGCTGACCATCGTCGCGCTCGCCATCCGCCAGGCCGGGCACATCGCCGACCGGATGAGCCGCGGCGAACTCTGAACCCGGGCACCTCCCTGCCCGACTGTCGCCCGCTTCCCCCCGGAGGCGGGCGTCTTTTCGTCTGCGCGTGCCGCCGGGCGGCGGGGCGACCCGACCGCGCGGTAACACCAGATATGACGCGGCCGAACTATCCCCGCAGGCCGATCGGCGCCACCCTGACCCGGCAACGCGTCTCGAAAGGGGGCCGCACACGTCAGCTGCCCACAGCGCTCGCTCCGACCGGCACGGCGACCGGAGGACTTGCGCGACCCGAGGTCATTTTGCATGCCACCCGGTACGCGCACGGCCCGGCACGGCACGCCGGCGCGCGTTGGCGCGGGCGCTCCCGGTGGCCTGCGTCCCGGCGGCGGACCGCCCGCCCGGCAACGACGATAACCCGCCCCTCGTGGGAGCGATGGAGAGGACCACTGCCATGGATCTTGGATTGAGCGGGCGCACCGCCCTCGTCACCGGCGGCTCCAAGGGGATCGGCCTCGCCACCGGGCGCTGCCTCGCCGCCGAGGGTGTCGACGTCACGCTCGTCGCCCGCAGCGCCGACGTCCTGGCCGCGGCGGCCGCCGGCATCGCCGGCCCCGGCAAGGTCGCCACCCTCGCCGCCGACCTCGCCGACGAGGCCGAGCGCCGGCGCGTGGTCGAGGCGGTCGGCCCGGTGGACATCCTGGTGAACAATGCCGGCGGCATCCCCGGCGGCAATCTCCTCGAGTTCGACGACGCGCGCCTGAAGGACGTCTGGGAGCTGAAGGTGTTCGGCTACATCTCCCTGTGCCGCCACTACTACGGGCTGATGAAGGCGCAAGGGCACGGCGTCATCGTCAACGTCATCGGCAACGCCGCCGAGGCGCTCGATTTCGACTATATCGCCGGCTCCACCGCCAATGCCGGGCTGTGCGCCTTCACCCGCACGCTCGGCAGCGTCTCCTCCCGCGACGGCATCCGCGCGGTGGCGATCAACCCCGGCCCGGTGGATACCGACCGGCTGAAGACGCTGATGCGGAAGAAGGCCGCCGACCGCACCGGCTCGGCCGAGAACTGGGAGGCGCTGAAGGAGCCCCTCCCCTTCGGCCGCGCCGCCAGCGCCGAGGAGATCGCCGCCATGGTGGCGATGCTGGCGTCCGACAGATCCGCCTACACCAGCGGCACCGTCGTCACCATCGACGGCGGCATCGCCAACCAGAGCCGCACCTTTTAGCGCGCCGGCCCCGCCGCGCCCCGCCCGACACCCAACGGAGACCCCGACCCCAATGCCTTATGTGACGACCGACGATGGTGTGAAGCTCTACTACGAAGAGGCCGGCAGCGGCGTCCCGGTGGTGTTCGTGCACGAGTTCGCCGGCGACTGGCGTAGCTGGGAGCCCCAGATGCGCCACTTCGCCCGCTATTATCGCTGCATCACCTACTCCGCGCGCGGCTTCCTGCCGTCCGACGTTCCGGCCGATCCGGCGATGTACTCGCAAAGCCGCGCCCGCGACGACATTCGCTCGATCCTCGACGGGCTCGGCATCGACAAGGCGCACATCGTCGGCCTGTCGATGGGCGGGTTCGCCACGGTCCACTTCGGCTTCACCTACCCGGAACGCGCCCTGTCGCTGACCATCGGCGGCTGCGGCTACGGCGCCGAGCCCGACAAGCGCGAGCAGTTCGCCGCCGAGGTCGAGGCCACCGCCAAGCGGTTCGACGACCTGCCGATGGAGGAGGTCGGCGGCGGCTACGCGCTCGGCCCCACGCGCGTGCAGTTCCAGAACAACGACCCGCGCGGCTGGCAGGAGTTCCGTGACCAGCTGGTCGCGCACTCGGCGCTGGGCTCGGCCAACACCATGCGCGGCGTGCAGAAGATGCGGCCGTCGCTCTACGATCTCGTCGACGACATGGCCGGGATCACCGCGCCGACGCTCATCATCACCGGCGACGAGGACTGGCCCTGCCTGGAGCCGTCCATCCTGATGAAGAAGGTGATCACCACCGCCGCGCTGTCGATCATCCCCAACGCCGGGCACACGATCAACATCGAGACCCCGCACGAGTTCAACCGCGAGCTGCAGGAGTTCCTGCACAAGGTGGATTGCGGCGCCTGGAAGGCACGCGACCCGCGCGCGATGATCGACGGTATCCTCGGCACGAAGAAGTAGCCGGTGCCCGGCATCGCCGACCGCAGCGCCATGGCGCCCCCTCTCGCGGGGGCGCCTCGTGCGCGTGCGGGGGGCTCAGCGGCCCTTGAAGCGGGGGGCGCGCTTCTCGACGAAGGCGGTGCGCCCTTCGCGATAGTCCTCGCTGCCGGTGGCGCGGGCGGTGGCGACGGCGATCCGCTCGGCACGCTCGGCGGTCTCGCCCTTCGTGAGTGCCTCAAGCACCAGCTTGCTGCCGGCGATCGACAGCGGCGCCACCGTCTCCAGCGCCTCGGCCCGGCGGCGTGCGGCAGAGAGCGCGTCCTCCGTGCTCACTTCGCTGACGAGGCCCATGGCGAGCGCCTCGGACGCATCGCGCGCGCGGCCGGAAAACAGCATGTCCTTCGCCGCGGTCAGCCCGACCACCTCGTAGAGTGCGCGCGTCTCCTCGATGCCGTAGACGATCGACAGCCGCGCCGCGGGGATCGCGAATACGGCGGTCTCGTCGCAGATGCGGAAGTCGCACGCCACCGCCAGGCCGCAGCCGCCGCCGTAGGCCGGGCCGGAGACGGCCGCGAACGTCGCCTTCGTGCACTCGGCGATCGCCTCGGTGCAGCGGTCGACCCGGCGGGCATATTCCTCGGCCCCTTCCTGGGTGGCGCGGACCGTGGCGAACTCCTTGATGTCGGCCCCGGCGCAGAAGTAACCGCCGGCACCGGTGAGGATGATGCTGCGCAGCGACTCGTCCTCGGCCAGCTGGTCGAAGATGTCGGCCAGCTCGTGCCACATGGCGAAGGTGATCGCGTTGCGCTGGTCGGGCCGGTTCAGCGTCACCACGGCCGTCCCCTGCGTCGGGCGCGTGACCATGATCTGCGCGGCCGTCTCCTGCTGCTCCAGGAGCGCGGCGACGTCCTCGTCCTCGCCCAGCTCCACGATGGCGCCCGCGCCTGCCTCGTTTCCGTTCGCCACCACCGGCGCCCTCCCTCTCGTCACGTCGGCCGGACCCTAGACCATCCGACGCATTTGACCACGCATAGAATCGGGATGCGATATGCGCATCCCGTCCCGACGACCCGAGCCAGATGAGCCCCCGAGCATGAGCGACCACCCCACCCCCCAGCGCGCCCTGTCCCACATCCGCGTCATCGACCTGACGCGTGTGCGCGCGGGCCCCGCCTGCTGCCGCATCCTCGCCGACAACGGCGCCGACGTCATCAAGGTGGAGGCGCCCGAGGGGCTCGACCCCAACGCCGGCATCAACGGCAACCGCGACAGCCACGACATGCAGAACCTGCATCGCTCGAAACGGTCGATGACGCTGAACCTCAAGGCGCCGGAGGGAAAGGCGGTCCTGCGCAAGCTCATCGAGAGCGCCGACGTCGTGGTCGAAAATTTCCGACCGGACGTGAAATACCGCCTCGGCGTCGACTACGACACGCTGGCGGCGATCAACCCGCGCATCATCCTGGCGTCGATTTCGGGCTTCGGCCAGGACGGGCCGTACGCCAAGCGGCCCGGCTTCGACCAGATCGCCCAGGGGCTGGGCGGGCTGATGGCGGTGACCGGGATTCCGGGCCAGGGGCCGATGCGGGCCGGGACCGCGATCGCCGACCTCTCGGCCGGCAACTTCGCCGCGATGGGCGTGCTGATGGCGATCATCGAGCGCGAGCAGTCCGGCAAGGGGCAGTGGATCCACACCTCCCTGCTGGAGGCGCAGATCGCCATGATGGACTTCCAGGCCGCGCGCTATCTCGTCGACGGGGAGGTGCCGCCGCAGGCCGGCAACGATCATCCGGTGACGACGCCCACCGGCGTGATGCCGACGGCCGACGGTTACCTCAATCTGGGTGTCGCCGGCGACGGGCAATGGCGCTCGCTGTGCGAGGAGATGGGCCATCCCGAGCACGCGACCGACCCGAGATTCGCCACCGTCGAGGCACGCACGGCCAACCGGCCGCTGGTGCGCGAGATCCTGGAGCCGCTCTTCATGCAGGATACCACCGAGTCCTGGCTGGAGCGGCTGGAGGCGTGCAGCGTGCCCGCCGGGCCGATCTACACCATGGACAAGGTCTTCGCCGACCCGCAGGTGGAGCACCTGAAGATGGCCGAGCCGGTCTCCCATCCGCGGCGCGGCGAGATCCGCCTCGTCGCCACGCCGGTCCACCTGACGCGGACCCCCGGCGGCATCACCCACGCCGCCCCCGACGCCGGCGAGCAGACCGACGCGATCCTCGGCGAGCTGGGCTTCTCGGCGGACGAGGTCACCGCGCTGCGAGCGGCCAAGGCGGTGTGACCCTCGCCCGGCAACCGGCCGGGCGACGACGGTCGGGGGCGAGCGGGCTCGCCCCTCGCGCTCCCGCCGGCGCGGGTGTCAGCGCGACGGCAGCGCCGCGCCCAGCCGGGTGGCCAGCGGGACCAGCCACGCCTCGCTCCACGCCGGGCCGACGAGCTGGATCCCGGCCGGCAGTTCCCCCTCGATCGGAACCGGGATCTGCACCGCGGGGAGGCCCGCCGCGTTGGCGATCGCGGTCAGCTCCCCCTGGTTGGCCGGGGGTTTGGTGGTATGCGGGAAGGCCCGCTGCGGCGTCGTCGGCAAGAGGAGGACGTCGACCTCCCGCAGCAGGCGCCGAGCGGCGACGCCGACCCGGTGGAGCGTCGCCGCGGCGCCGACGACGCGCGGCCCGCCGAGCCCCGCCCCGAATGCGAGCATCGCCCGGAAGTCGGTGCCGAACCGGTCCGGCTCGGCGGCGATCTCCGGCCCCAGCAGCAGCGCCGCCTCCGCCTCGATCACCAGGAAGGCATCCTTGCGGGTCCGCGCGGGGTCCCAGCCGGCGAGTTCCACCTCGCGCGCCTCCGCCCCCAGCACCGCCAGCGCCTCCGCCGCGCGCCGCAACGCCTCGCCGACCGCCCCGTCGAGGTCGACGCCGGGGAGATCGAGGATACCCACCACCGGCGGCTCGCACCGTGGCCCGGCCGCCGCGACCCGCTCGGCGAGCGGGACGCTGTCGACGTCGGCGTGGTCGTAGAAGCAGAGGGCGTCGTAGCCGGCCATCAGGTCGGCCGCGGTGGCGGCGAGGACGCCGATGGTGTCGAGGCTGGGCGCCAGCTCGGCGATGCCGGTGCGCCCGATCGCCCCGCGCGTCGGCTTCAGCCCCCATACGCCGCAGTAGGACGCGGGGATGCGCACCGAGCCCAGCGTGTCCGATCCCAGGGCCAGCGGCACGTACCCGGCCGCGACCGCCGCCGCCGACCCGCCGCTGGAGCCCCCCGCGGTGTGTCCTTCGGCATGGGGGTTGATGGTGGCGCCGTGATGCGGGTTCGCGGTCGTGGCGCCCAGCGCGCCCTCGTCCATATTCGCCTTGCCGACGATCACCGCCCCCGCCCGCTTCAACCGCGCGACGGCGAAGGCGTCGGCAATGTCGGCATCCGGCGGGGCCCGGTGGCCACCGGTCGTCAGCGTGCCGGCCATCGCCAGGTTGTCCTTGACGGCCACCGGAATGCCGTCGAGCGGGCCGCGCGGCGCCCCCGCCGCCCAGCGCGCGGCAGACTCTCGCGCCGCCGCCATCGCCTCCGCCTCGGTGAGCGAGACGAAGGCGTTGATGGCCCCCTCACCGGCGGCGATCCGGGCGAAGGCCTCCTCGGCCAGCGTCAGCGCGGTCGCCGTGCCCGCCTCCAGCGAACGGCGCAGAGTGGCGATGTCGATCATGGTGGCTCAGCTCGTGTGCAGGCGGCCGTCGGCAACGTCCCAGGTCACGAACGCCGCCGTGCCGGGCGCGAAGGTCGCCCCGTCCTGGTCGGAGACGTGGCGCACGTTGATCTCGCGCCCGTCGGCGAGGCGCACCTGATGGCGCGTCACGAACCCGAGGTAGAAGGTCTCGACACAGGTGACCGGCAGGCTCGGGCCCGGACCGGGCGCCGCGGCCACCCGCATCGTCTCCGAGCGGACCGAGAGCGAAGCCTCGGCGCCGGCCGCCACGGGCTCACGCGTCGGCACCGCCACCGTCGCGACACCGACGTCGAGTTGCGCGACGCCGTCGGCGACGGCGGTCACCCGGCCGTCGAGGATGTTGTTCTCGCCGATGAAGTCGGCCGTGAAGCGCCGGCGCGGGGCCTCGTAGAGCTCGCGCACCGTGCCCGCCTCGACGAGCTCGCCGCCGGAGACGATGGCGAGCCGGTCGCCCACGCTCATCGCCTCCTCCTGGTTGTGGGTGACGTGGATGAAGGTGATGCCGAGCCGTTCCTGCAACTGCTTGAGCCAGAAGCACATGTCCTTGCGCAGCTTGGCGTCGAGCGCGGCGAGCGGCTCGTCGAGCAGGATGATGTCACTCTCCAGCACCAGCGCGCGGGCGAGCTGGACACGCTGTTGCTGCCCGCCGGACAGCTCGAACGTGCGCCGGTCGCCGTAGCCGGCGAGGCCGACGACCTCCAGCATCTCGTCGACCTTGGTGGCGATGACGTCCTTGGCGACGCCCTTGATCTTCAGCCCGTAGCCGATGTTCTGCGCCACCGTCATGTGCGGGAACAGCGCGTAGGACTGGAACACCATCGACGTCGGCCGCTTGTTGGGCGGCAGATGGACGACCGACCGGCCGTTGATCTTCAGATCCCCCGACGTCGGCTTCAGGAACCCGCCGATGAGGCGCAGCAGCGTCGTCTTGCCGCCGCCCGAAGGCCCCAGCAGGACGAAATACTCGCCTTTCGCGATCCGCACGTCGACGGTCTTCAGCGCCCGCACGTTGCCGTAGCTCTTGGAAAGGCCCACGGCCTCGACCGCATACTCGTCCATGTTGGTCCTTCTCATGGGGTGTCGCGGCCGCTCAAGCGGGCAGCGCGAGCGCCTCTTCGCCGCGCCGCCGCCGCTCCGTCTGCCCGGCGCGCAGCATGGTCACGACCAGCACCGTCCCGATGACGGCGATCGCGATCGACGAAACGATGCCGCCCATCGCATAGCTCTGCTCGGACATGCCGGTGTTGAGCATCTGCGACACCAGCACGGTGGTGAACGTGTCGAACCCGCCCTTCAGGATCGCGGTGCGCGTGTACTCGTTGAAGGTCAGGATCATCACGAAGGCGCAGGAGGCGAAGACGCCGGCCTTCACCTGCGGGAACTCCACGTCCCAGAAGGCGCGCCAGGCGGCGGCGCCGCACGCCCGCGCCGCCTCGGTCTGCTCCGGATGGAAGCGGCCGAGCGTGATGAGGATGACGATGAAGATGTACGGCACGGTGTAGACCACGAGGCCGATCACCGCGGTGGTGACACCGAGCTTGAACCAACCCTTCATGAAGGTCAGGCCCGTCAGCGCGGCCAGCTCCTGGAAGCCGCCGTTGAGGGTCTTGAAGAAGACCAGCAGCGCCGAGGCGAAGATGTCCCCCGGCACGAAGAGCGGCAGCAGCATCAGCGCCACGAGCCACGCCTGGCTGGGACGGCGCTTGAACTGCTTGGCCGCCAGCAGGCCGAGCGGCACGGTGACGACGAGGTTGACGAGCCCCAGCATCAGCGTCCACCCGAAGGCGTTGACCAGCAGCGAATCGGAGAAGACGGCGGCGTACCAGCCGGTCGTGAACTCGTAGTTCGCCGCGCCGAAGCCGTATTCGTTCAGCGAGATGTAGTAGTTGTAGAAGGTCGGCGTCATCAGGATGAGCACGACACCGAAGAGGTAGGCCCACATCAGCCGGTAGGACCAGGGGTTGGCGTAGTCGTCGCTCACGGCATCAGCTCAGCGGTGCGAGGAGACGGCTCAGGTTGAACACCCTGTGACCGAGGTAGAGGAGACCCATCAGCGTGACCACCATGATGGCGCTGATGGCCATCGCCAACGGGAAGTCGAGCGCGATGATCGCCTGCGTGGCGATCAGCCCCGCGTTCACCGCCCCTGGTCCGCCCAGGATGTTGGGCACGAACGCGTTGCCGATGCCGTTGATGAAGATGAACACCGCCCCGGCGAAGATGCCCGGCGCCGCCAGCGGCACGATCACGTCGCGGAATTGGCGCCAACGCGAGGCGCCCAGGTCCTGGCACACCTCGAAGACGTACTTCGGCACCGCCTCCATCGCCAGGAAGCCGGCGAAGATGATGAACGGCAGGAAGCTCAAGATGTCGCCGATGATGACGCCGACGGGGGTGAACAGGAACCAGGTGATCGGCTCGGTGACGAGGCCGGCGTCCATCAGCACCGTGTTGACGAGGCCGTTGCGACCCAGCACCGGGCGCAGCATGAAGATGCGGATCACCTCGGAGATCATGAACGGCAGGATGAACAGCAGGAGCACCCGGTGCCCGGCCGCCGGCGGGACGTGCTTGCGCACGAACACGGCGATGGGAAAGCCGATGCAGAAGCAGATCACCACCGAGATCGACGAGTGCACCATCGACATGAGGAAGTTCTCGAACCGGGCGGACGAGAAGAAGTTGATGTAGGAGAAGAGGGTGAACCCCGGCTTCATCCAGAACATCGTCCGCTCGTAGAAGCTCCAGATCACCGTCATCAGCGACGGGATCAGGAAGAACACCGTCATGAACGCGGCCGGGACATAGTAGATCAGCTTGCCGGCGCGGCTCTCGCCGGCCATGCCGAGGTCGGCCGCGATCGACCGTCCCCGGCGCCGCGTCGTCGCGGCGTCGGGAGGCGAGGGCGCCGGCTGCGGCGATGCGGTCAACGCGACGCCCCGTTCACGCCGACTGCACCTTGGACCACCAGTCCTGATAGGCGCGGATCTCGGTCGGGAACACGTTCTGCCACGAGTTGCCGGGGACGGCGTAACGCGCCTGCTGCCGCTCGCGGCGCTCGGCGATGACGGCTTTCATCTCCTCGGAGAAGTCGGGCGAGGAGTCGATATAGTCCATCACGCCGGTCATCTGCGGCTGGTAGCCGTAGGTGGCGATGATGCGCGCGCCGAACCACGGGTCGAGGTAGAGGTTCATCAGCTTGTAGAACGCCTCGGCCTGGCCGCGCTCGTCACCGCCGTTGGTGAGCATCCAGATGTTGTTCCAGGTCTGGTGCCCCTCCTTCATGGTGCCGTAGCGGATGTCCTTGCCGGCCTTCTTGGCGGCGACGATCTGCACCGGTTCCCAGCAGGACTGCAACAGCACCTCGCCCGACGACAGAAGGTCGACACCGTTCTGGAAGCCGTCCCAGAAGGTGCGGAACTGGCCCTCCTGCTTCTTGGTGATGAGGAACTCGGCGACGCCCGCGACCTCGTCGGCGGTCATGTCGGAGGGGTCGGCGATGTCGAGCTGGCCGGACTGCTTCAGGTAGATCGCGGTGTTGGTGAAGGTGGGGCCGAAGTCGTTCTGAAGCGCCACGCGGCCTTTGAACTCCGGCGCGAAGCACGCCTCCCAGCTCGTCAGCTCCTCACCCACCTCCTCGAAGTCGAAGGCGAGGGAATCGGCGTTGGAGATGTAGGGGATGGCGTAGATCGTGTCGTCGTAGCGGATGGTGGACGCGGCGTCGCCGCCGTCCTTGTAGGCGTCGATGATGTTGGCGAAGTTGGGGATTTGCGCGGTGTCGAGCGCGGTGATGGCACTTTGCGAGGCGAGCGCATCCTCCATGCCGCCGCCGTTGTCGGTGATGGCGTCGTAGAGGTCGTTGCCGTCACCGACGACGAACTTCTGGATCGCCTGGTCGGCGCTGCCGGACTTGGCGTTGTAGACGATGTCGATCCCGGCCTGGGCGCCCATGTCGCCCCAGTCCTTGCCGCCGGTGCCGGGCTCGGCGCCGACCTTGGCCACGCCGATGGTCCAGATCCTGAGCGGGTCGGCGGCGAATGCGCGCGATAGCCCCAGAGAGCTCGTGGCACCGACGAGGCCGGCCGCGCCGACGGATTTCAAGAGAAATCTGCGCGTGAAGTCCATCTGATCCATGTCTCTCTTTCCCTCACATCTGCGGCGCTATGAATTCATTCGGCCACCGTTTGCCGAGCCCGAGGCCGCAGGGCCCGGTTTCAGCAATTGGCATGCCAAATGATGCCGCGGCATCTGCCCCCCGACAATACCGACGCCTCCCCTCCCCTGATCGGCGCGCGGCGGCATATCCGCCATGCCGCGCCGTGACGATCGGCAGTCGCGGCGCGGCCGGAGATGGCGGCGGTGCGGTGGGTCGGGCCGCCGTGTCGGATCGGCGCTCAGCCGGCGCGGCTCCGGCGCAGGGCGCGGGCAAGCGCGACGAGTTCGGCGCGGTCCGGCGCGGGCGCGGCGCGGGCGAAAAGCGCCCGATCGACCCGTTCCAGCGCGAAGGTCTCCGCCGGCGGGCGGGCACGCAGGAGCGTTGCGGCGTTGCTCCGGAAGGCGGCGAGGTCGCCGGCCCGCGCCGCGCGCATCAACGCCCGCTCCCGGCGCGTCGGCACCACGCGCGCCACGCGGCGGCGCAGTTCGTCCGTCGTCGCCAGCCGCACGCCGGAGAGTGCGGCGCCGAGGACCAGCGCCACGCCTAGCACCCCCGCCACGACCACCGCCCAGCCGCGGCCGAAGCCGTCGCGCCACGCCTCCACGCGGTTCTCGCCGAAGCCCAGCACCGCGATCGGCGTGGCGGGGAGCGTCACGGCGTGCACCTCGCGGTCCAACGTGTCGAAGAACGGGATCTCCACCTGCGGCAGCACGCCCGGCTCGCCCGTCTTGGGCTGGAAGGTCCACTCCCAGGTCACGGTGCTGATCGGCCCGCCCCAGGTCAGCTCCGTCGTGCGTTCCTCGGCGCCGACGAAGGTGATGAGCCACGGCTCGCGCATCGGCGGCTGCGGCGGGAGCATCTCCGCCGTCGCCCCCAGCACCCACAGCGTCACCCGCCGCGTCACCGTCGCGCCCGGCTCGAGCTGGCCCGGCCCCTTGTCCCACCGGTCCGACAGCTCGATCATCTTCGCCGGCAGCCACCAGGCTCCGTCGGACGCGAGCGCCCCCTCGACCTCGACTGTCAGGGCCTCGGAGCGGATCTCTGTGACGCTGCGCCCGCCCTCCGGGTCGGCGATGGTGAGGACGTCGCGCACGGGCTGGATGGTGAGGCTGCCGGCCCGGCGCGGGAAGAAGGCGAGGCGCCGCTCCATGATGCGCACCTGCCGGCCGTCGACCCGTTCGGCGCGCCAGGCGTCGCGCGTGAGCTGCATCCAGTCGAACCCCGGCATGCGAGGGATCTCGATCTCGTAGCGGGCGATGGCGACGTCGTCCTCGAAGGTGCCGCGCAGGGTGGCGAGGAT
This portion of the Acuticoccus sp. I52.16.1 genome encodes:
- a CDS encoding GMC family oxidoreductase; amino-acid sequence: MTTFDLSDDTVVVIVGSGAGGGTLAHELTTRGIDVVLLEAGGEQSIETYVNDEWESFGQLAWLDKRYAEGGWRVATDFPNLPAWICKTVGGSTTHWAGASLRFQEHEFKTLERYGAVDGANLLDWPIDLAELEPFYAKAEDKLGVTRTNGIPGLPGNNNFKVMYDGATKAGYKTVHTGRMAINSRPRDDRNSCHQLGFCFQGCKMGAKWSTLYSEIPKALATGHLELRTRAQALQVLHDASGKVTGVLYADKDGAQQEQKARVVAIAGNSIESPRLLLNSASSLFPDGLANSSGAVGRNYMRHTTGSVYAAMPEPVRMWRGTTMAGIIQDEAHHDESRGFAGGYELETLSLGLPFMAAFLDPGAWGRDFARKMETYETMAGMWIVGEDMPQADNRVTVHATERDAHGMPVAVVTFTDHPNDVAMREHAYTQGAAVYDAAGAEETFRVPPYPSTHNLGTNRMSARPEDGVVDRFGQTHDVANLFVSDGSQFTTGAAENPTLTIVALAIRQAGHIADRMSRGEL
- a CDS encoding short-chain dehydrogenase/reductase, producing MDLGLSGRTALVTGGSKGIGLATGRCLAAEGVDVTLVARSADVLAAAAAGIAGPGKVATLAADLADEAERRRVVEAVGPVDILVNNAGGIPGGNLLEFDDARLKDVWELKVFGYISLCRHYYGLMKAQGHGVIVNVIGNAAEALDFDYIAGSTANAGLCAFTRTLGSVSSRDGIRAVAINPGPVDTDRLKTLMRKKAADRTGSAENWEALKEPLPFGRAASAEEIAAMVAMLASDRSAYTSGTVVTIDGGIANQSRTF
- a CDS encoding alpha/beta fold hydrolase, giving the protein MPYVTTDDGVKLYYEEAGSGVPVVFVHEFAGDWRSWEPQMRHFARYYRCITYSARGFLPSDVPADPAMYSQSRARDDIRSILDGLGIDKAHIVGLSMGGFATVHFGFTYPERALSLTIGGCGYGAEPDKREQFAAEVEATAKRFDDLPMEEVGGGYALGPTRVQFQNNDPRGWQEFRDQLVAHSALGSANTMRGVQKMRPSLYDLVDDMAGITAPTLIITGDEDWPCLEPSILMKKVITTAALSIIPNAGHTINIETPHEFNRELQEFLHKVDCGAWKARDPRAMIDGILGTKK
- a CDS encoding enoyl-CoA hydratase/isomerase family protein, with amino-acid sequence MVANGNEAGAGAIVELGEDEDVAALLEQQETAAQIMVTRPTQGTAVVTLNRPDQRNAITFAMWHELADIFDQLAEDESLRSIILTGAGGYFCAGADIKEFATVRATQEGAEEYARRVDRCTEAIAECTKATFAAVSGPAYGGGCGLAVACDFRICDETAVFAIPAARLSIVYGIEETRALYEVVGLTAAKDMLFSGRARDASEALAMGLVSEVSTEDALSAARRRAEALETVAPLSIAGSKLVLEALTKGETAERAERIAVATARATGSEDYREGRTAFVEKRAPRFKGR
- a CDS encoding CaiB/BaiF CoA-transferase family protein; this translates as MSDHPTPQRALSHIRVIDLTRVRAGPACCRILADNGADVIKVEAPEGLDPNAGINGNRDSHDMQNLHRSKRSMTLNLKAPEGKAVLRKLIESADVVVENFRPDVKYRLGVDYDTLAAINPRIILASISGFGQDGPYAKRPGFDQIAQGLGGLMAVTGIPGQGPMRAGTAIADLSAGNFAAMGVLMAIIEREQSGKGQWIHTSLLEAQIAMMDFQAARYLVDGEVPPQAGNDHPVTTPTGVMPTADGYLNLGVAGDGQWRSLCEEMGHPEHATDPRFATVEARTANRPLVREILEPLFMQDTTESWLERLEACSVPAGPIYTMDKVFADPQVEHLKMAEPVSHPRRGEIRLVATPVHLTRTPGGITHAAPDAGEQTDAILGELGFSADEVTALRAAKAV
- a CDS encoding amidase, producing the protein MIDIATLRRSLEAGTATALTLAEEAFARIAAGEGAINAFVSLTEAEAMAAARESAARWAAGAPRGPLDGIPVAVKDNLAMAGTLTTGGHRAPPDADIADAFAVARLKRAGAVIVGKANMDEGALGATTANPHHGATINPHAEGHTAGGSSGGSAAAVAAGYVPLALGSDTLGSVRIPASYCGVWGLKPTRGAIGRTGIAELAPSLDTIGVLAATAADLMAGYDALCFYDHADVDSVPLAERVAAAGPRCEPPVVGILDLPGVDLDGAVGEALRRAAEALAVLGAEAREVELAGWDPARTRKDAFLVIEAEAALLLGPEIAAEPDRFGTDFRAMLAFGAGLGGPRVVGAAATLHRVGVAARRLLREVDVLLLPTTPQRAFPHTTKPPANQGELTAIANAAGLPAVQIPVPIEGELPAGIQLVGPAWSEAWLVPLATRLGAALPSR
- a CDS encoding ABC transporter ATP-binding protein, yielding MDEYAVEAVGLSKSYGNVRALKTVDVRIAKGEYFVLLGPSGGGKTTLLRLIGGFLKPTSGDLKINGRSVVHLPPNKRPTSMVFQSYALFPHMTVAQNIGYGLKIKGVAKDVIATKVDEMLEVVGLAGYGDRRTFELSGGQQQRVQLARALVLESDIILLDEPLAALDAKLRKDMCFWLKQLQERLGITFIHVTHNQEEAMSVGDRLAIVSGGELVEAGTVRELYEAPRRRFTADFIGENNILDGRVTAVADGVAQLDVGVATVAVPTREPVAAGAEASLSVRSETMRVAAAPGPGPSLPVTCVETFYLGFVTRHQVRLADGREINVRHVSDQDGATFAPGTAAFVTWDVADGRLHTS
- a CDS encoding ABC transporter permease, with the protein product MSDDYANPWSYRLMWAYLFGVVLILMTPTFYNYYISLNEYGFGAANYEFTTGWYAAVFSDSLLVNAFGWTLMLGLVNLVVTVPLGLLAAKQFKRRPSQAWLVALMLLPLFVPGDIFASALLVFFKTLNGGFQELAALTGLTFMKGWFKLGVTTAVIGLVVYTVPYIFIVILITLGRFHPEQTEAARACGAAAWRAFWDVEFPQVKAGVFASCAFVMILTFNEYTRTAILKGGFDTFTTVLVSQMLNTGMSEQSYAMGGIVSSIAIAVIGTVLVVTMLRAGQTERRRRGEEALALPA
- a CDS encoding ABC transporter permease, with amino-acid sequence MTASPQPAPSPPDAATTRRRGRSIAADLGMAGESRAGKLIYYVPAAFMTVFFLIPSLMTVIWSFYERTMFWMKPGFTLFSYINFFSSARFENFLMSMVHSSISVVICFCIGFPIAVFVRKHVPPAAGHRVLLLFILPFMISEVIRIFMLRPVLGRNGLVNTVLMDAGLVTEPITWFLFTPVGVIIGDILSFLPFIIFAGFLAMEAVPKYVFEVCQDLGASRWRQFRDVIVPLAAPGIFAGAVFIFINGIGNAFVPNILGGPGAVNAGLIATQAIIALDFPLAMAISAIMVVTLMGLLYLGHRVFNLSRLLAPLS